The Lycium ferocissimum isolate CSIRO_LF1 chromosome 8, AGI_CSIRO_Lferr_CH_V1, whole genome shotgun sequence DNA segment tttccttggctagataGCAACCATCACCATGTATTAATAATTTACTCAAACTCAAAAGTGCAATAATTCTGTCATATCTGCTATCAGCTAGCAATTGGCAACATTTGTCCAAAATAATCATCTTTCTTTGGCTACATAGCAACCATCCATGTATTAACAACTTACTCAAACTCAAAAGTGGATTTACCATTACTCAAACTCAAAAGTTCAGATGGCCAAATTCTATGAGCATTTCCCAAATGTCATAAAGATTAGATCACtacaaagaaaatgaaatctgaGGAAAACCAGCAACAGAGACTCCAATAGAATAGATAAACTACTCCAATAGAATAGATAAACTAGTAAGAGGAATCCCTTCAATAATTTTGTGCTCAGCAGAATCAGATATCCATAAGAATCTGCAAGTGATTCTAGAATCAATCATGACaagctattttaaaaaatgcaCTAAAATCCAGCTTTTCCCCAAGAAGATTGCCTTTATTTGAATATTTCACATTTTTCAAATCTAAATGCACTTGTTTCAGAGGCAAGATTATAATATCTACATACAGTTCTAGTTTAACGTTTCCAACAAATCATATTTGAAACAGCCATGGGCAAAAGCAGTAATTACAACAAGAGAAacccatgatttagaagccACGATTTTCATTTAATCCACACCCGGCTGCTCATTCAAGGCCTTACTATCATCTTGAGCCGTCCCATAATATCTTTACTTCTTGCAACTACTTCAAATGAGGTAATCATCTGATATTGTAAATACAAGGGCCACGTCTTCGTGATTAAACTAAAGCTATGTGTTGGATACATATGCTACTTTCCCCCTTATCCTGACATCACTATTCAGAAGGGAAGAGGAGAAAAACACAGGTTCCAAACATTTTGACCTTTCTGGAAGAGAAAGGTACCAGAGTTTTGTATGAGCCAGCAACATGTTTCGGTACGATAGTAATGTTAGCAAAATAGCGAAGGCTAAACTCTAGAAGACTAGATTTTATCAAAAGATACAAAAGTATTTTAATGGGTTATCACATGTGTCTAAGATTTTACATCTCATGTTGAGGATTGTTACAAGTAAAAGAAGTAAAAACTGTCTCCAAGACTCCTCAACTTTTAATAGTACAACATGAGATACATAATCTTAGATTTTGAATTAGAAGGATCTAACTTCAGCAACTATGTATGAGGAATGATCacagaaaagaaatatgagaAAGTTGTGGcaacataaattttaaaaaaataacagaATTAATCAAAATTATCTACCTAGAACACAACATCATCTTGATAAAGAAATATTCAATTTAAAAAGATATACAGAGTGAACCCATATATGGAACTATCTCGTGCTACTTTTATTAGAATCTGACAAAGATGATACATGATCACTGTCCATCAATCAGCAGCAGCTCTATCTGTCATGAATTCTACAATTATAAAACTACAACAATTACACTTAAAAAgtggaaaaagaaataaaaaagatggTTTCCGTTTGCATCTGATACATATCAACTTGCCCAGCAAACACCGTCCATCCACCACAAATTCTTCGTCGTGGGATCGGATGTGCCCCTTATATTGTATCATTACgataaagattaaaaaaaaagaaacaaaggggCAACAAACGGAGATACATTAAAATAATCATAAGAATCAAAGTGAAAAGAATTAATAGTCCTACCAACTTCATTGAATCAAAAAGTATCACTGCACGCTTTTCTTTCCATTACCATAGTAGCTTAAGTACCACCGAACAAATTTCTTCAATCCTGTCTGTAGATCTGTGGCAGGCTTATATCCGAGCTCCTTCTGAGCCGAGCTTATATTTGCATGAGTAAACTGCACATCTCCATTCCTTGGCAACTTCATAACCAATCTCTTAGCCTTTACCTTtaacaacttctccaaaatgcTAACAAGATTAGATACCGGGACAGGGGAAGTGTTGCCCAAATTGAACACCCTCAATTGAGCCGGACCTTTTTTCTTCCCACCACTACCCGTGCTCTTCTTAGCTGTATCCAATGCACCCAAACAGCCCTTAACTATGTCATCTATGTAGGTAAAATCCCTTGCGACCGTGCCATGATTAGCTGCCTCAAATATCGGAATTGACTTTCCCTTCAATATATCCCTTGTGAAAAAGAAGTAAGCCATGTCTGGCCGACCCCACGGTCCATAAACCGTGAAAAATCTCAACCCCGTTATCGAAAGCCCGTATATATGATTATAAGTATGAGCAATTTCCTCACCAGCCTTTTTAGTAGCAGCATATAAACTAGCAGGCTGGTCAGTCCTATCCCTCTCCGAAAAAGGTACCTTAgtattcaaaccatatacagaACTCGAACTCGCCCACACAATAGCGGGTTGAGGATTCACACCTTTGCAAACCTCAAGCACATTAACGAGACCAGCAATATTACTATGCACGTACGAGCTAGGATTTTCCATAGCATATCTAACACCGGCTTGTGCAGCCAAATGCATAACATGAGTAAATTGAACAATTTCAAAAAGTTTCTTTAACAGAGCGACAT contains these protein-coding regions:
- the LOC132068626 gene encoding UDP-glucuronate 4-epimerase 3, whose product is MSQMKHIIDNTPSTPGKFKIDKSPYNRLIRLQFSLAKLIFWSLVFVGLIFVFFYRSPSSSNHVSQDLSRRSLSSSSYGGPAWEKKIKNSAKIRSHNGICVLVTGAAGFVGTHVSAALKRRGDGVLGLDNFNDYYDPSLKRARQELLERSGVHIVESDINDVALLKKLFEIVQFTHVMHLAAQAGVRYAMENPSSYVHSNIAGLVNVLEVCKGVNPQPAIVWASSSSVYGLNTKVPFSERDRTDQPASLYAATKKAGEEIAHTYNHIYGLSITGLRFFTVYGPWGRPDMAYFFFTRDILKGKSIPIFEAANHGTVARDFTYIDDIVKGCLGALDTAKKSTGSGGKKKGPAQLRVFNLGNTSPVPVSNLVSILEKLLKVKAKRLVMKLPRNGDVQFTHANISSAQKELGYKPATDLQTGLKKFVRWYLSYYGNGKKSVQ